The nucleotide window TCAACTTTACCATTCACGCTTTTCTTATCGCGtagtaaaatgattttaacgCATCGTACCTCTGAATACCAAAAGTGAACGCGAGAGATATTCTCGTTCGTTTAATATCGTGCTTCGAAAACTTTCCAACTGAGAATTCAAGTGTCTGTGAACGTACGTACGTTAACGAGTAGAACGGAGTTTTTCACACGCATAATGCGTTTTCCCGGTACTCGACGTTTCGCAAATTAGAGAAGCTGTTGATGGTTTCTGTTCCAGGGAACGTCAAAAATTACTTCCTTGTATACAAAAGCGTGGTTTAATCTTGCCTCGGAGTGACGCGGCTATTAAATTAATCTGTGCTGAAGTATTTTACGTCTATGCTGTCGTTCGTAATTCTGGAAAATGCCCACATTTTCGCAAATTAATAACTAGAAGCACTGCTACCTTCTTGCAGAATCAGAATGTAGTTTAATTTATCTGTATATAGTAAAAGTCCGTGCATTCGCGTATCACGATTGAATTAAATCTGCTCTTGTTCGTTTTGTATGTTCAAATTACTATTGACAATATGTTTCCGCACCTCCGATATTTCAAGGGGTCCAAATTTCGCCCCGGGGCCTAATTTAGTCCTTTGAtcaatcttttttttactattatttgtattaGCTTTTATAAAACAACTATTACAGATCCTCGTTATTAAGTGTTCAAcgtaattatacaaattctgTCGGATTAAGAAATTGACTTGCTCTTGGATAAATGTCAAAAGGCTTTAGCGGAACGAAATTTGCATCTCATCCTAGTGTCACATACACGTATACAGAGCCTTTTTCAGCAATTTTGAAATCGCGTCAAACGAAGATGCTGTAGCAATTTTTTGATCGCGTATTcacaataatttaaatagttaTGAGCGATAGACTGTATAAAGCCACGGGAAGAGGTCGCCTAATTTGTGAAAGTAGTCTTACGTAAGTACATATCCTGTCACTCGAGCTGGTACGTGTTGCATAAAAGATCGTATTTTGGTCTCACGTGACTGCGATCATTGGCCTTGTGGTTGATTCCTCGGCGACGAGGagcttttagaattttttgcgaTGGCACGCGAGCGAGATATCGTTGATTGCGGCGCCTGGGAAACGACTGAAAGAGAAATTGCCCACTCGTTTATGCACATTAATGTATCGTCTAGTGTTTACGTGGTGATAAACGCAAGGTGAATGCAGACCGATCTATGCGGCAAACGATAAGATCAAACGGCGACGTCTAGAAACTCTTATTTGCCGGCTGCATACACGTTCTCGCCTACTTCAGCTATAATCTCCCGGACTTTTATGAATCGCGATACGTATTTGTTTCCTCGCGTGATTTATCGTACAGCTAACGGAGCAATTGCTCGCTCTATAATTAAACGGCAAACCCGACGTTTACCAACTCCATTTTCCCAAACTGGATTCCATCGGTATGTCAGACGACGACCGTGGTCTTTCTCGTGGTCCATTTTTATATCTGGTGTCTCACTAGTCACGATACAACCGACAAGAAGATGATTTTACCCGAAGAGATAGATCGGAgacgtggaataaaatttgttcgtgGAAAGCTTGGTTTTTGAAATAgccgaaagaaataaaaagacacgAGCTAAAGAGGACCACAGAGCTGTTTTTTGATCGGTGACGAGGATGTGCATTAACATCCACGAGATTCGAGGACACTCTTTTAAATCCGCTTGTTGTTTGACAAACATTCagcgaagaaaggaaaaataacaCGAGGAACACGGTCGCTCGTGTTTAGCTTCGCGATACGCTTGCTTTCATTTCGATGTCCTTCGAGTTTCCTGATTTTCCAACTTCCGCTAGAAAAATGTGAAAGTTCGATATGCCGTTGTCATTTGCAGATAGAAAGGCTGTGTATCGAGCCAGCGGCAAACACTCTCTTGATGAATGAAtgagagaaaggaaagggaCAGTAAATAGACGAAATGGGTCGGATAAAAGGTAAACGCGCAACAATGGCGATGGAAGCATTGTCTCGCGTAGATGCACTGATGAATCAAACAAGACTACTTTAACGAACGCATAGACTCGTAAACTATTCACGATCCTCTTGTCGCGCGTAGATTTTTACCACACGGTGCTCCGTCCGGACgttgtgaaaatttataacatctCCGACGAGTCCGCCGTGGCTGGCCACTTGCCCGAAGCTCGCGCGATCTCAGCTAGTTTTGCACGACTTGTAACGCGTGACCGAACATACACACGTACGTACACATACAGACCGCTCTTGATTAATAGACATCTAAATCCACGATTTCTCAACAATACGACGACGGGGAAAAGCATTTGttgtatatcgttttattgcCAAATTTCCGCCAAAGTTTTTTGTCCGTCGTTATTTACGGCTCGGTTGGACGACCGCTGGAATTTCTACAGAAATCGTCGCATCGAAAACGCacgaaaagagagagagggggggcagggagagagaaattattttcgtgCTTGAAAACTGAATTCCAGATGCATTCCAATCTCGAAAGTGCCGTAGGAAAACGAGACTAAAAGCATGTATAACGTTCGATTCAATCAAACTGAATCTGTTAAAGAGAAATGCAACGCGTCGAAGATGACACTTGATCTCTCGGTTGCGCTGAcagttttaatattaagaaGGGAAATGATCGAGATCGGATCGTTTGATAGATGATCATCGATCAATTTTCATCGACGACGAATTAACGCGCGATTTATTACTTTAGAATTCAAGGAAGCGTTCATGCTCTTTGACAAGGACGAAGATGGCACTATCACTATGGCGGAACTTGGCGTGGTTATGCGATCTTTGGGGCAGAGGCCGTCTGGTAAGTGAATCGTTACGTTATTTGAAGAATGGAAATATTCGGTACAATATCAACCACGTGCCATCCACGTGTATCAAGGTAGACACGATCTGGCTAGAAGCCACGAGCTGACGAAAAGCTATCCACTTGCGGCCGAAATATATAACGGTAATCTAAACCGCCAACCCAACCGCTGTATTGTCTATTAGCTAGTAACGCAAAAAGATGGTTCATGAAATTCTATACAGTCAATTCAAtgactgttttattttgacaTTATGAGCAGCGAAATACAAAGTGTGAGCAACATGTGTCACTTGATAGTTTGTTTCATTTGTATCGTTTCAAGTTTTCTATCGCGTGATACAGCACGTGCATTACAAcctttagttttatataaaatataacataaaatatggTATGCAATTTTCTAGTTGAAATAAATCTtgtcaataataaaataccttTTCGTGATGGTGCATGTTTCGATGTATGCTAAAAAGAACAAAACTCTAGGAAcaattaattctaatatatcCCACTATCATCGTAatatatcttataaaataGCTCTTGGCTCTTGataaacgttaaatattaggAGTGATAACGTTGTTTTTAAACGCTTTTCAATAGCACGAGTGCGAAGCTGGCACGAAGAGTTTGAAGCGTAACGCAAACTTCTCGAAAGCGGTTCTTGCTAAATTAATATCCCGGGCGGCAGTTTGAAGGTTTTCTAAAGACGACGAGAGTTAAATGGTAGAATTCCCGAAAACTAGACTGTGACAAGAGCTTAGAGAAAATTACCTTTTGGCCGATCCTAAGTCAGAAACTGCGACGATTAGGCGCACGTGCAGACGCGAGTAATTAACTACACGTCGAGTTCTTCTGTCTCTGCTCCTCGCCGGATCTACAAGGGAAATTAAATGTCTTCCACGAGACGACGATGAATGCATTACACGCAGGAATTAGAAAGAGGACATGGAGAAAATCGCATGTCGCGTTTAAGCGACAATTAAAGAGCTTAGAACACGAATGATCTATGTCTGTGTgtctttttttaagaaaacaaaagGTTTCTAACAAACCGTTCATCATATTGCGTAACTGCTAtaagttataattatattacagaaGAATTGTGTCTAAATCGTGAAGTCCTGAAACCTTAATAAAGCTTGTTCTCGTAGAAtcacttaatttttattcgatgatAAGCTTGGACatagattatttttcataatatgcTGATACCATCATGCTGCGAATATCTCGCAAACAGAATATATCTTTTGAACGGTAGTTGTTTCTGTTGTGAACagaattcaattattttaaccTTTTCAACAAGATAACTTTTTGGTACCAAAAGAATGTTCatgaaactttattatttctgATTTTATAGAAACAGAATTACGAGATATGGTGAACGAAGTGGATCAAGATGGCAATGGTACCATCGAGTTCAATGAGTTCCTGCAGATGATGTCAAAAAAGATGAAGGGTGCCGATGGAGAGGACGAATTGCGTGAGGCATTCAGGTATTTCAAAGTTCTAGAAGGTCGAAAATACTCTTGTAGGTAAATATTAACAATGAAACTTGTGTGTCTCAGAGTATTCGACAAAAACAATGACGGCCTGATCTCATCGAAGGAGTTGCgacacgtaatgacgaatcTTGGAGAAAAATTATCGGAGGAAGAAGTGGATGATATGATCAAGGAAGCGGATTTGGATGGCGACGGAATGGTGAACTATGAAGGTAATTTATTCTCCTTCGATATTAACAAACTATTCATACTCGTTTTCATAGCTAAATCTACTTAGCAAGTATTTAACCAAAGACAGTCTGCCATTTATCTAACGTAATACGTGTATGCATGTATAACCTGttgtatttagaaaatataattcgatgGCTACAAACTATATCCGTAATATATCGCATGACTTATCATAAAATCATTAACTTTTAAAAtgaattcaattttatcgtCTACGAAATCGTCTCGCTCGCAAAGACACGATATGTTCGCAGAATTTGTGACAATCCTGACGTCGAAGAATTAGTTCGATGACCATGGATCGGACAAGAAGCTATCCAGCTGCCGGAAGTCTTCGTCGAAGAATAGAATCAAATTCGCGAAATCGTAGCAAGATGGTCATCCTATCGAACTCCGCCATCGGAGACATCGATGAAAAGTCGTGAAACTAACAATGTGGGAAAGTAGCTGAAAACTCTTCGAAgctcataaaataaaaaaataccgATGTATCTTTGATTCGACAAGGAAGACGAGCAAGCCCGGGTTCAATCAATTCACGTGGCTCGCAGCTCTTTTCCCGCATGAGGGTAAGTCATATCGGAAGACTGAAAACTGTGTCTCGAGCGATGGAGTAATGAGCGATGGTTGATGGTGATGGAAAGTTTGCAAGAAAGATGGAGAGAGTGTGAGTAAGGGAAACAGCAATGTGACTTCCGCAGTTGCACACGCATACACGCATACACACCTCGCTccttcgaattaattttacaagtatAAGTTAGCGAAATGACATTATACGTGAAAACGAGTGAGGTGCTCGCTCCCGAAACAATCAACTGAGCTTCGTTTAGCGTTTACCTACCTACTATCTATACTCTCTATTAATGCTATACAACGTCGTTATTGATATTGTTAGGAATCAATCAATCCTTCTCCATCCTTCGCCGATCTCATTTACACGATACTTCTGGCATGACGATCTCGTTCAAGAGCGAATCGCTATCGATGGCCTAAAAATTGTACCGTAGAATCGCACGCAATGTTGATGCGATACGTGGCATCGAAAAGTACAAACGGTATTAGACCGAAGTCGTCTTGTTCGTTACATCAAAAGAAGTTACGCTGTTGGAACATATTTGCTACATGTTGCTAACTTGATATTTGAGGGATGCATCGGTCGAGACAATTTTAACGTAACGCGTTCGATCGATATCGACGATACGTGTGCCGGGATTGGAATGTAGCGAAATTTTTGAATACCGAAGATCCACAGTGAAACGATCGAGTAACTCGTCATTCCTCTTCACTTCTGTCGTTCGATCGGTATTGTTCCTCCAATTTTTGTAGATTCGCTTGTAAACGAGACGAATCCTCCCGGCTCGTTGTCGAGTCGgattttaaacattaattGTCATAAACATTCTGGCCGCGGGACTCGACGCGAGATAGCTCTATAACGATCTGTCTTCAAATTTAGATGAGTGTCGTTGGCAAGTAGATTAGTTTTAACGATGATATACTCTCGATGGCAGAATTTTTAGACGCATGTTATGGCGACATGCCAACACAGTCGCTGGAAAGCAAGAATCAAAGCAACAGTAGCGGATTTTCCTTAAATGTAAAACACCAATCGTAGGGATTTCTCGATCCTTAATTTTGTCGAAGAAACTTTTGTACCAAATctttcccattttttttttctctcgtttcttctttctttttttttttttttttaagctcGAACAAAGAGCTGAGAATCTCGTGAGTGTACCGCTCTTGTTGTTAGTCCCGAATTCTAGATTTTCACCCATGTCGGCTCTCCTATACCAAACACCGTCCACCTGAAACCTCGACATTCTCACCCACCCACAGGCCAACTGTACTACGTCGTGCACCTTTAGATCCTTAAGATAGGAAAGCCACAGCCGTAGATCGTGATAGAGGATAGTTAATTAGCGCATAGAGGAAGTACACCTAATAAATGATGCATTATACACATACCTATTATATATACCTA belongs to Bombus pascuorum chromosome 10, iyBomPasc1.1, whole genome shotgun sequence and includes:
- the LOC132911515 gene encoding calmodulin-A-like isoform X2, producing MKTSSFSLRVMRRAHRGPAVVQARSASTSSFRSLSQARNKPADGVGHVNQKGSTGQKAPLTAGQKVAPGAKVAAKPAQKPSAQKGQVKVTPKAASVKTGKNKKKGQRQQYDLIVTINLSEYGLTEDQVAEFKEAFMLFDKDEDGTITMAELGVVMRSLGQRPSETELRDMVNEVDQDGNGTIEFNEFLQMMSKKMKGADGEDELREAFRVFDKNNDGLISSKELRHVMTNLGEKLSEEEVDDMIKEADLDGDGMVNYEEFVTILTSKN
- the LOC132911515 gene encoding neo-calmodulin-like isoform X6, with the protein product MKTSSFSLRVMRRARNKPADGVGHVNQKGSTGQKAPLTAGQKVAPGAKVAAKPAQKPSAQKGQVKVTPKAASVKTGKNKKKGQRQQYDLIVTINLSEYGLTEDQVAEFKEAFMLFDKDEDGTITMAELGVVMRSLGQRPSETELRDMVNEVDQDGNGTIEFNEFLQMMSKKMKGADGEDELREAFRVFDKNNDGLISSKELRHVMTNLGEKLSEEEVDDMIKEADLDGDGMVNYEEFVTILTSKN
- the LOC132911515 gene encoding neo-calmodulin-like isoform X5, producing MKTSSFSLRVMRRAHRGPAVVQARNKPADGVGHVNQKGSTGQKAPLTAGQKVAPGAKVAAKPAQKPSAQKGQVKVTPKAASVKTGKNKKKGQRQQYDLIVTINLSEYGLTEDQVAEFKEAFMLFDKDEDGTITMAELGVVMRSLGQRPSETELRDMVNEVDQDGNGTIEFNEFLQMMSKKMKGADGEDELREAFRVFDKNNDGLISSKELRHVMTNLGEKLSEEEVDDMIKEADLDGDGMVNYEEFVTILTSKN
- the LOC132911515 gene encoding calmodulin-beta-like isoform X1 gives rise to the protein MAFAAARMILKDKRRKASKEDFAPRNRSKARSASTSSFRSLSQARNKPADGVGHVNQKGSTGQKAPLTAGQKVAPGAKVAAKPAQKPSAQKGQVKVTPKAASVKTGKNKKKGQRQQYDLIVTINLSEYGLTEDQVAEFKEAFMLFDKDEDGTITMAELGVVMRSLGQRPSETELRDMVNEVDQDGNGTIEFNEFLQMMSKKMKGADGEDELREAFRVFDKNNDGLISSKELRHVMTNLGEKLSEEEVDDMIKEADLDGDGMVNYEEFVTILTSKN
- the LOC132911515 gene encoding calmodulin-A-like isoform X3, producing MAFAAARMILKDKRRKASKEDFAPRNRSKARNKPADGVGHVNQKGSTGQKAPLTAGQKVAPGAKVAAKPAQKPSAQKGQVKVTPKAASVKTGKNKKKGQRQQYDLIVTINLSEYGLTEDQVAEFKEAFMLFDKDEDGTITMAELGVVMRSLGQRPSETELRDMVNEVDQDGNGTIEFNEFLQMMSKKMKGADGEDELREAFRVFDKNNDGLISSKELRHVMTNLGEKLSEEEVDDMIKEADLDGDGMVNYEEFVTILTSKN
- the LOC132911515 gene encoding neo-calmodulin-like isoform X4; the encoded protein is MKTSSFSLRVMRRARSASTSSFRSLSQARNKPADGVGHVNQKGSTGQKAPLTAGQKVAPGAKVAAKPAQKPSAQKGQVKVTPKAASVKTGKNKKKGQRQQYDLIVTINLSEYGLTEDQVAEFKEAFMLFDKDEDGTITMAELGVVMRSLGQRPSETELRDMVNEVDQDGNGTIEFNEFLQMMSKKMKGADGEDELREAFRVFDKNNDGLISSKELRHVMTNLGEKLSEEEVDDMIKEADLDGDGMVNYEEFVTILTSKN
- the LOC132911515 gene encoding neo-calmodulin-like isoform X7 → MADAEEKYTTAYGKLRRLTSTIDGQIRQISSEYGLTEDQVAEFKEAFMLFDKDEDGTITMAELGVVMRSLGQRPSETELRDMVNEVDQDGNGTIEFNEFLQMMSKKMKGADGEDELREAFRVFDKNNDGLISSKELRHVMTNLGEKLSEEEVDDMIKEADLDGDGMVNYEEFVTILTSKN